A single window of Nakaseomyces glabratus chromosome G, complete sequence DNA harbors:
- the PCC1 gene encoding chromatin DNA-binding EKC/KEOPS complex subunit PCC1 (CAGL0G02535g~Ortholog(s) have chromatin DNA binding activity and role in positive regulation of transcription from RNA polymerase II promoter by pheromones, tRNA threonylcarbamoyladenosine metabolic process, telomere maintenance via recombination), protein MSKNNTRDLSHTFTLTCITFLICTGYIYRDLHVPFETARDALIAQRVLQPDPILRPEDFQVEYEAKATVLDIHFKAIDDRVLRTYAYQGSMSIFHLLGTDDSEVVSKLRYIGQGRRGLKSSSYQVYHKMLLCTIRYTDHI, encoded by the exons ATGTCCAAGAACAATACTAGAGATTTGTCTCACACATT CACTTTAACGTGTATTACATTTTTGATTTGTACAGGATATATTTATAGAGATTTGCATGTACCATTTGAGACTGCAAGGGATGCGCTGATTGCACAACGTGTTTTACAGCCTGACCCGATACTGAGACCTGAGGATTTCCAAGTAGAATACGAGGCCAAGGCTACTGTACTGGATATACATTTCAAAGCCATAGATGATCGGGTACTGAGA ACTTACGCATACCAGGGTTCAATGTCTATTTTCCATTTATTAGGAACAGATGACTCAGAAGTGGTTTCCAAATTACGCTACATTGGTCAAGGGAGGAGGGGATTAAAGAGCTCCTCTTACCAAGTATACCACAAGATGCTATTATGTACTATTCGCTACACAGACCATATATAA
- a CDS encoding acylglycerol kinase family protein (CAGL0G02519g~Has domain(s) with predicted diacylglycerol kinase activity and role in protein kinase C-activating G-protein coupled receptor signaling pathway) translates to MAAIVELCRNNGIKYSVEIVEVKGKVESYKLIKANDRSTDCFLKFDRDTQIIVIDSVKSGTSRNDRSDLYKLVIEPLFQSLGVEYKYIKTESENSIRDFARRTSFQSGFKYDILFLSGDTSISEFINALDTTILRSAKYRISILPVPLGSGNALATSLGFKTPLQALITYLNSNKKCSPLPLYDAQLPNSTSMIFFIILSLGFHANLLHCAEDPKYKSMGVERFQVASKTVFESYDLNVGIAVNGLQSQSYSYFAVIAAPNLEPTYKPSPKSSVLKKELHILGYKAGICLEDLQDKIMRGYHNKDGEDIQEIGTIYQCFQKNLELSIKTGHNAPKYRYDMCIDGYLLNLEDCNSKDNEYKILIRFIDDHAIMVYQNQM, encoded by the coding sequence atggcTGCTATTGTGGAGCTGTGCAGAAACAACGGGATCAAGTATAGCGTCGAAATTGTGGAAGTTAAGGGTAAAGTTGAGTCCTATAAGTTGATCAAGGCCAATGATAGAAGTACTGATTGTTTTCTAAAGTTTGATCGAGATACacaaataatagtaatagaTTCTGTAAAATCTGGTACTTCTCGGAATGATAGGTCAGATTTATACAAGCTTGTGATAGAGCCATTGTTTCAATCACTTGGCGTTGAATACAAATACATAAAAACTGAATCAGAGAACTCGATCAGAGATTTCGCAAGGAGAACAAGCTTTCAAAGCGGATTCAAATATGATATCTTATTTCTCTCTGGTGACACAAGTATTTCTGAGTTTATAAATGCACTGGATACCACCATTCTCCGGAGTGCTAAATACCGGATATCAATTCTTCCAGTACCATTAGGATCAGGTAATGCCCTTGCTACTTCTTTGGGATTTAAAACACCATTACAGGCGCTTATCACGTATTTAAAcagtaataaaaaatgttCCCCTCTTCCTCTATATGATGCACAACTGCCAAACTCTACCAGCatgatcttcttcattatattATCCTTAGGGTTTCATGCTAATCTCCTTCACTGTGCTGAGGATCCCAAATATAAATCGATGGGTGTGGAAAGGTTTCAGGTAGCTAGCAAGACTGTCTTTGAAAGTTATGATCTTAATGTCGGAATAGCAGTAAATGGGCTTCAAAGTCAAAGTTATTCCTACTTTGCCGTTATTGCAGCTCCTAATTTAGAACCCACTTATAAGCCATCTCCTAAATCAAGCGTACTAAAAAAGGAATTGCATATATTAGGTTACAAAGCTGGGATTTGTTTGGAAGATCTGcaagataaaataatgcGTGGGTATCATAATAAAGATGGAGAAgatattcaagaaattggcACCATTTACCAATGTTTTCAGAAAAACCTTGAACTATCTATCAAAACTGGACACAATGCACCTAAATATAGATATGATATGTGTATTGATGGATATTTGCTTAACTTAGAAGATTGTAATTCAAAAGACAATGaatacaaaatattaatcaGATTCATTGATGATCACGCTATTATGGTATACCAGAATCAAATGTAA